The following are encoded in a window of Ranitomeya variabilis isolate aRanVar5 chromosome 8, aRanVar5.hap1, whole genome shotgun sequence genomic DNA:
- the LOC143788833 gene encoding uncharacterized protein LOC143788833 yields the protein MTRPDIEATIGIPYRCVEKPHQKHWNAVKRVLQYLKETQEIHLRICATGELKLTGYVDADWAGDLNDPKSTSGYLFKLGESSISCSSRKQVSVSLSCHVISSTEAEYVSAAHASQK from the coding sequence ATGACTCGACCGGATATCGAAGCAACAATAGGAATTCCCTACAGATGTGTGGAGAAACCACATCAAAAACACTGGAATGCTGTTAAGAGAGTTCTTCAATATTTGAAAGAGACTCAAGAAATACATTTAAGGATATGTGCAACAGGAGAACTAAAACTCACAGGCTATGTGGATGCAGACTGGGCTGGTGATTTAAATGATCCTAAATCCACAAGCGGTTATTTGTTCAAGCTTGGAGAAAGTTCAATTTCTTGCTCTAGTAGAAAGCAGGTGTCTGTATCATTGTCATGTCATGTCATATCATCTACAGAAGCAGAGTATGTGTCTGCAGCCCATGCAAGTCAAAAGTAA